One region of Drosophila teissieri strain GT53w chromosome 2L, Prin_Dtei_1.1, whole genome shotgun sequence genomic DNA includes:
- the LOC122626357 gene encoding protein YIPF6 encodes MDSKLDMFEDVNTSPSLEGDMSIPGKRTTTATSASGVPDYNTLDEPISETVLRDIRAVGIKFYHVLYPKEKSSLLRDWDLWGPLVLCTFMATILQGSSSADSMADNGPEFAQVFVIVWIGAAVVTLNSKLLGGNISFFQSVCVLGYCLTPVAIALIVCRVILLAHQTRLLFFLRFVTTTMGFAWATYASFVFLGQSQPPHRKPLAVYPIFLFFFIISWLVLSHN; translated from the exons ATGGATTCCAAACTAGAT ATGTTTGAGGACGTGAACACGTCGCCTTCCCTGGAGGGCGACATGTCGATTCCGGGCAAAAGAACCACAACTGCAACGTCCGCGAGCGGAGTGCCGGATTACAATACCCTGGACGAGCCCATTAGCGAGACAGTGCTGAGAGATATTCGGGCCGTAGGCATTAAGTTCTACCACGTCCTGTACCCCAAGGAGAAGTCCAGCCTGCTACGCGATT GGGACCTTTGGGGACCACTGGTACTTTGCACCTTCATGGCCACCATACTACAAGGATCCTCCTCCGCCGACAGCATGGCCGACAACGGACCCGAGTTCGCTCAGGTCTTCGTTATCGTCTGGATAGGGGCGGCCGTAGTCACACTCAACTCCAAGCTGCTGGGCGGCAATAT CTCATTCTTCCAATCTGTCTGCGTGCTGGGCTACTGCCTTACGCCGGTGGCCATTGCCCTGATTGTGTGCCGGGTAATCCTGCTTGCCCACCAAACGCGGCTactcttctttctgcgctttgTGACCACCACCATGGGCTTTGCCTGGGCCACTTACG CTTCCTTCGTTTTTCTGGGTCAGAGCCAGCCGCCCCATAGGAAACCACTGGCCGTGTACCCCATCTTTCTGTTCTTCTTCATCATCTCGTGGTTGGTTCTTTCCCACAATTAG